A single genomic interval of Nitrospiria bacterium harbors:
- a CDS encoding DUF255 domain-containing protein gives MIKNTESIHWKEWGEEAFQEAKETNKPVFLSISASWCHWCHVMDYESFSKPEVTRRITSDFIPIRIDSDKRPDINNRYNMGGWPTVAILNGRGKMIDGATYLPTPQLLHMLESNLERIKSSKPSSETPQQKPEPPNQHPNEEMVQAVAKSLERAFDRTFGGFGGPPKFPQPWALEFALFLNSKPGNPIWKEIIQLTLENMRGGIYDHVDGGFFRYATRGDWDKPHFEKLLDLNTRMLSLYLKAYQITGEATYRSTAQGILDYLFTTLALEGKPWLCGSQNADTHYYQLSDEDRMWAPPPQIDQTIFADHNAQAASSLLLTYQAFQKTEYKEKGLHLINQLWNHFFDPQKGMFHYDDGKLSLGGYLSDQVQMIHALLDGFETTGNREYFNRSEKLFSLMDDFLWDEKSGGYWDLPDHQKIGDSVHIRIKPFSENSIAAMALIRLFHFTKDKKYLHRAEATLSYLSTEFEHYKHHAAPFALALCYFLHPPHHMTIIGNKKDPKWQELVSSAHQIKSPWKVILPLDSKTDTKIIEQFGYKPNPTPQAYICVGEKCLPPVSGSDDLFQAFKDLA, from the coding sequence TTGATTAAAAATACCGAATCAATCCATTGGAAAGAGTGGGGAGAAGAGGCTTTTCAGGAAGCTAAAGAGACCAATAAGCCCGTTTTCCTTTCTATTTCGGCCTCCTGGTGCCATTGGTGCCACGTGATGGATTATGAGAGCTTTTCTAAACCCGAGGTCACCCGCAGGATCACCTCAGATTTTATCCCCATCCGCATAGACAGTGACAAACGCCCGGATATCAATAACCGCTACAATATGGGTGGCTGGCCAACAGTAGCCATTTTAAACGGCAGAGGAAAGATGATTGATGGGGCCACTTACCTCCCCACTCCCCAGCTTCTTCATATGCTGGAGTCTAATCTCGAACGGATCAAAAGTTCAAAACCATCTTCTGAAACCCCACAGCAAAAACCGGAGCCCCCAAACCAACATCCCAATGAAGAGATGGTTCAAGCGGTTGCAAAGTCTTTAGAAAGAGCCTTTGATCGGACATTCGGTGGTTTTGGGGGACCCCCTAAATTTCCCCAGCCCTGGGCCTTAGAGTTTGCCCTCTTTTTAAATTCAAAACCCGGTAACCCGATCTGGAAGGAGATCATTCAACTCACCCTCGAAAATATGCGAGGTGGGATTTACGACCATGTAGATGGAGGTTTTTTCCGGTACGCTACCAGGGGAGACTGGGACAAACCCCACTTTGAAAAGCTCCTGGACTTAAATACCCGAATGCTTTCACTTTATTTAAAGGCCTATCAAATAACAGGGGAGGCAACCTATCGTTCAACCGCCCAGGGGATTTTGGATTATCTGTTTACCACGTTGGCGCTGGAAGGAAAACCGTGGTTATGCGGGAGCCAAAACGCAGATACCCATTATTATCAATTATCCGATGAAGACCGGATGTGGGCCCCGCCTCCTCAGATCGATCAAACCATCTTTGCCGACCATAATGCACAAGCCGCTTCCTCCCTTCTTCTTACTTACCAGGCCTTTCAAAAAACAGAATACAAAGAAAAAGGATTACATTTAATCAATCAACTTTGGAACCATTTTTTTGACCCTCAAAAAGGAATGTTTCACTATGACGATGGGAAATTATCTCTTGGGGGTTACCTTTCGGATCAAGTCCAAATGATTCATGCCTTATTGGATGGGTTTGAGACCACCGGCAATCGTGAATATTTCAACCGGTCGGAAAAACTGTTTTCCTTGATGGATGATTTTTTGTGGGATGAGAAAAGCGGGGGCTATTGGGATCTTCCTGACCATCAAAAAATTGGAGATTCCGTTCACATTCGAATTAAACCCTTTTCTGAGAATTCCATTGCGGCGATGGCATTGATCCGTTTGTTTCATTTTACGAAGGATAAAAAATACCTCCACCGGGCGGAAGCAACCCTTTCTTATCTCTCCACCGAATTTGAGCATTACAAACATCATGCAGCCCCTTTTGCACTTGCCCTCTGCTACTTTCTCCACCCGCCCCATCATATGACCATCATCGGTAACAAAAAAGACCCAAAATGGCAAGAGCTTGTTTCATCGGCTCATCAAATTAAATCCCCCTGGAAAGTAATTCTTCCCCTGGATTCTAAAACGGATACTAAGATCATCGAGCAGTTCGGTTACAAGCCTAACCCAACTCCCCAGGCCTACATATGTGTTGGAGAAAAGTGTCTGCCACCGGTTTCAGGATCAGATGATCTTTTTCAAGCTTTCAAAGATCTCGCCTGA